From a single Sorghum bicolor cultivar BTx623 chromosome 5, Sorghum_bicolor_NCBIv3, whole genome shotgun sequence genomic region:
- the LOC110435944 gene encoding 60S ribosomal protein L22-like: MTATLAGAGFVVAAQAALPAADSTAAAAAAVEAPIALAANTAPTVPRAALPAAAVAAPPAAAAPAPLTAVPPAGDSVPLFLLLLTYTLPLPFSSSPRWSDAR; the protein is encoded by the coding sequence ATGACAGCAACTCTGGCTGGCGCGGGCTTCGTGGTCGCTGCTCAAGCAGCTCTTCCAGCCGCTGactctactgctgctgctgctgctgccgttgAAGCTCCTATAGCTCTTGCTGCCAACACTGCTCCAACTGTTCCTCGAGCCGCTCTCCCTGCTGCAGCTGTGGCTGCTCCTCCTGCAGCTGCTGCCCCTGCGCCTCTTACAGCAGTCCCCCCTGCAGGCGACTCTGttcctctttttcttcttctccttactTACACCCTTCCTCTTCCTTTTTCCTCCTCTCCTCGATGGAGTGACGCCCGATAG